A single region of the Pseudomonas sp. GGS8 genome encodes:
- a CDS encoding DUF4406 domain-containing protein, with the protein MKRIYLSGPMTGLPGLNFPAFATMTANLRDAGHAVTNPAELNPDGGSWNDCMRRDIAALMDCDTVATLPGWEHSKGARLEVLIAERLGMTVVDAHDLISMEIAG; encoded by the coding sequence ATGAAGCGCATTTACCTCAGCGGGCCAATGACCGGCCTGCCCGGCCTCAACTTCCCCGCCTTCGCCACAATGACTGCCAACCTGCGCGACGCCGGCCACGCCGTCACCAACCCCGCCGAGCTCAACCCTGACGGCGGTTCCTGGAACGACTGCATGCGCCGCGACATCGCCGCCCTGATGGACTGCGACACCGTGGCCACGCTCCCGGGCTGGGAGCATTCAAAGGGCGCCCGCCTCGAAGTGCTGATCGCTGAACGCCTCGGCATGACGGTGGTGGATGCCCATGATCTGATATCAATGGAGATTGCAGGATGA